One Chryseobacterium wanjuense genomic region harbors:
- the bglX gene encoding beta-glucosidase BglX: MKKLIVIATLALSPVFSAQEMVTKPVQSYQTAQYQAKKKAFVDNLLSKMTLDEKIGQLNLPSSGDFTTGLAQSSDIGKKIEKGLVGGLFNIKGADKIKAVQKVAVEKSRLKIPLIFGMDVIHGYETTFPIPLGLAASWDMNLVQQSARIAAKEASSDGINWTFSPMVDISREPRWGRVSEGSGEDPYLGSEVAKNMVYGYQGKDLSVGNTILACVKHFALYGAGEAGRDYNTVDMSHVRMFNEYFPPYKAAVDAGVASVMASFNEVDGVPATGNRWLQTEVLRNRWNFKGFVVTDYTGINEMVDHGMGDLQQVSALALKAGIDMDMVGEGFLTTLKKSLDEGKVSQADIDMAARRILEAKYDLGLFTDPYKYGDAKLAAKEVFNMENRNIARSVAAQSMVLMKNDNQVLPLKKSGTVAVIGPLVNNSLNMPGTWSVAAQHDKAVNLMQGLQANYGKDVKFISAKGANIDYDAKLEDIYAAHGKKTDRDNRSKEALLKEAVDVANKADVIVLAIGESAEMSGESSSRTEITIPQSQVDLLNELKKTGKPIAMVLFTGRPLALTNVKDTPDAILNAWFAGSEAGNAIADVLFGKVNPSGKLPMTFPRSLGQVPIYYNAKNTGRPLDQKLVDKCEYQRFRSNYMDECNTPLYPFGFGLSYSKFNYSDITISNANPKGNQTIQASVTVTNSGNYDGAEVVQLYIRDMVGSITRPVKELKGFQKIMLKKGESKKVTFDITPENLKFYNGDLKYDWEPGEFDIMIGTNSEEVKHSKINWSK, from the coding sequence ATGAAAAAGTTAATTGTAATCGCGACTTTAGCGCTTTCGCCCGTGTTTTCTGCACAGGAAATGGTAACGAAACCTGTTCAGTCTTATCAGACGGCTCAGTATCAGGCGAAAAAGAAAGCTTTCGTAGACAATCTTTTGTCGAAAATGACATTAGACGAAAAAATTGGGCAGCTGAATTTGCCAAGTTCGGGAGATTTCACGACCGGATTAGCCCAAAGTTCGGATATCGGAAAAAAAATTGAAAAAGGTTTAGTCGGAGGATTATTCAATATAAAAGGGGCAGATAAAATCAAAGCCGTTCAAAAAGTTGCCGTTGAAAAAAGCCGTCTGAAAATTCCTTTGATTTTCGGGATGGATGTGATCCACGGTTATGAAACGACTTTCCCGATTCCATTAGGGTTGGCTGCTTCTTGGGACATGAATTTGGTTCAGCAGTCGGCAAGAATTGCAGCAAAAGAAGCTTCTTCAGACGGAATCAACTGGACATTCTCTCCAATGGTCGATATCTCCCGCGAACCAAGATGGGGAAGGGTTTCCGAAGGTTCGGGTGAAGATCCGTATTTAGGAAGTGAAGTGGCAAAAAACATGGTGTACGGTTATCAGGGGAAAGATTTATCTGTTGGAAACACAATCTTAGCCTGTGTAAAGCATTTTGCATTGTATGGAGCTGGTGAAGCGGGTAGAGATTACAATACGGTTGACATGAGCCATGTGAGAATGTTCAACGAATATTTTCCACCTTACAAGGCAGCTGTAGATGCAGGGGTAGCTTCTGTAATGGCTTCTTTCAATGAGGTTGACGGAGTTCCTGCAACCGGAAACAGATGGCTTCAGACTGAAGTTTTAAGAAACAGATGGAACTTCAAAGGTTTTGTAGTGACAGATTACACCGGTATCAATGAAATGGTAGACCACGGAATGGGAGATCTTCAGCAGGTTTCGGCTTTGGCTTTAAAAGCGGGAATCGATATGGATATGGTAGGTGAAGGATTTTTAACGACTCTTAAAAAATCTTTAGACGAAGGAAAAGTTTCTCAGGCTGATATTGACATGGCGGCGAGAAGAATCCTTGAAGCGAAATATGATTTAGGACTATTTACCGATCCTTACAAATACGGAGATGCAAAATTGGCAGCAAAAGAAGTTTTCAACATGGAAAACAGAAATATTGCGAGAAGCGTTGCGGCTCAGTCAATGGTTTTGATGAAAAACGATAATCAGGTTCTTCCTTTGAAAAAATCAGGAACTGTTGCCGTGATCGGGCCATTGGTAAACAATTCATTAAATATGCCGGGAACATGGAGTGTGGCAGCTCAGCATGATAAAGCGGTTAATTTAATGCAGGGTCTTCAGGCAAATTACGGAAAAGATGTAAAATTCATCTCTGCTAAAGGTGCCAACATCGATTATGATGCAAAATTAGAAGATATTTACGCAGCTCACGGAAAGAAAACCGACAGAGACAACCGTTCAAAAGAAGCTTTATTGAAAGAAGCGGTAGACGTTGCCAATAAAGCAGACGTTATTGTTCTGGCGATCGGAGAATCGGCAGAAATGAGTGGTGAATCGTCTTCAAGAACTGAAATCACGATTCCTCAGTCTCAGGTTGATTTGTTAAATGAATTAAAAAAGACAGGAAAGCCAATCGCAATGGTGCTTTTCACAGGTCGTCCGTTAGCTTTAACGAATGTAAAAGATACTCCTGATGCCATTCTTAACGCTTGGTTCGCAGGTTCTGAAGCTGGAAATGCCATCGCTGACGTTCTTTTCGGAAAAGTAAATCCTTCAGGAAAACTTCCGATGACGTTCCCGAGAAGCTTAGGACAGGTTCCTATTTATTATAATGCTAAAAATACAGGTCGCCCGTTAGATCAAAAATTAGTTGACAAGTGTGAATACCAAAGATTCCGTTCCAACTATATGGATGAGTGTAACACGCCGTTGTATCCGTTTGGATTTGGGTTGAGTTATTCTAAATTCAATTATTCTGATATTACAATTTCCAATGCCAATCCGAAAGGAAATCAGACAATCCAGGCTTCTGTTACGGTGACAAACTCCGGAAACTATGATGGAGCTGAGGTTGTTCAGTTATACATCAGAGATATGGTGGGAAGCATCACAAGACCGGTAAAAGAATTGAAAGGTTTCCAAAAAATTATGTTGAAGAAAGGAGAATCTAAAAAAGTGACCTTCGACATCACTCCAGAAAATCTGAAGTTCTACAACGGAGATCTGAAATACGATTGGGAGCCGGGAGAATTCGACATTATGATCGGTACCAATTCTGAAGAGGTGAAACACTCAAAAATCAATTGGTCAAAATAA
- the purB gene encoding adenylosuccinate lyase, producing MNSYKNPLEERYSSEEMLFNFSHNNKFRTWRQLWIALAEIEKDLGLEITDEQIAELKANAENIDYDKAAEYEKKFRHDVMAHVHTYGDVAPSAKGIIHLGATSAFVGDNTDLIQIRDGLLILKKKLVNVIKSLADFAIQYKDLPTLGFTHFQPAQLTTVGKRATLWLQSLVLDIEELDFFLETLRFRGVKGTTGTAASFLELFNGDYSKVKHLDKELSKRFGFEKVFGVSGQTYDRKIDAKVVALLGNIAQSAHKFTNDLRLLQNLKEIEEPFEKNQIGSSAMAYKRNPMRSERIGALAKYVMSLTTSSAMVASTQWFERTLDDSANKRLTIPQAFLAVDAILLIWNNIMNGIVVYPNRINKHIEEELPFMATEYIIMEEVKAGGDRQEIHEVIRVHSMEASKKVKEEGKENDLIERILNDDSLKLDKSKLKEVLDPKNFIGFAPIQTEEFIANEVQPIIDANKDLIGLEADLKV from the coding sequence ATGAATTCCTACAAAAATCCATTGGAAGAGCGCTACTCCAGTGAAGAAATGTTGTTTAACTTCTCACACAATAACAAATTCCGTACTTGGAGACAGCTTTGGATCGCTCTTGCTGAGATCGAAAAAGACCTTGGGCTTGAAATAACAGACGAGCAGATCGCAGAGTTGAAAGCTAATGCAGAAAACATCGATTACGATAAAGCCGCTGAGTACGAAAAAAAATTCCGTCATGATGTAATGGCTCACGTTCACACGTATGGTGATGTGGCGCCTTCAGCAAAGGGAATTATTCACTTGGGAGCTACTTCGGCATTTGTAGGAGACAATACAGATTTAATTCAGATTCGCGACGGGCTTTTAATTTTAAAGAAAAAGTTGGTTAATGTTATCAAAAGTTTAGCAGATTTCGCTATTCAGTATAAAGATTTACCGACTTTAGGATTCACGCACTTCCAGCCGGCTCAGTTAACAACTGTCGGAAAAAGAGCAACACTTTGGTTACAGAGTTTGGTTCTTGACATCGAGGAGCTGGATTTCTTCCTTGAAACATTGAGGTTCAGAGGAGTAAAAGGAACGACTGGAACTGCTGCAAGTTTCCTTGAGCTTTTCAACGGTGATTATTCTAAAGTGAAGCATTTAGATAAAGAATTGTCAAAAAGATTCGGTTTCGAAAAAGTTTTCGGAGTTTCCGGGCAGACTTACGACAGAAAAATCGATGCGAAAGTAGTGGCTTTATTAGGAAATATTGCTCAATCTGCACATAAATTTACCAACGACTTACGTCTTCTTCAAAATTTGAAAGAAATTGAAGAACCATTCGAGAAAAACCAGATCGGTTCATCGGCAATGGCTTACAAGCGTAATCCGATGAGAAGCGAAAGAATCGGAGCATTGGCAAAATACGTAATGTCTTTGACGACAAGTTCTGCAATGGTCGCTTCTACACAATGGTTTGAAAGAACATTAGACGATTCTGCAAACAAGAGATTAACAATTCCACAAGCATTTTTAGCAGTTGATGCCATTCTATTGATATGGAACAACATCATGAACGGAATTGTTGTATATCCGAACAGAATCAACAAACATATTGAAGAGGAACTTCCTTTCATGGCGACAGAATATATCATCATGGAAGAGGTGAAAGCGGGTGGTGACCGTCAGGAAATCCACGAAGTGATCAGAGTTCACTCAATGGAAGCGTCTAAAAAAGTAAAAGAAGAAGGTAAGGAAAATGACCTTATCGAAAGAATCTTAAATGACGATTCTTTAAAATTAGATAAATCAAAATTAAAAGAAGTTCTTGATCCTAAAAACTTTATCGGTTTTGCACCAATTCAGACGGAAGAATTCATCGCGAATGAAGTTCAGCCGATTATTGATGCCAACAAAGACCTGATAGGATTAGAGGCTGATCTTAAAGTATAA
- a CDS encoding WG repeat-containing protein — protein sequence MKKILLIISLIPILSFSQQKEVLKYFKSKDSLVGVKNQDGKIIVPAQFKVFSYLKDGELVKEETIYFDGDKNNEKPGKNEWGYVYDRKGNFLYRPFFYDNGADYFSEGVRRFVKNGKVGFVDRNGTVIIQAEHDFVSPFNYGYTAFCDGCDWEKTEDEHKAMVGGTWGVMNFKGEIIQPVSKSENTIEIDGKYFPNPFRYNEKEKNILQFFEKQNKQLSDIYYVNHYNKLSENEKKLFFEIVERPKENFPFYQINSYDYRKMEAGLSDFKFLVSEDGKNVFALEFENEKIPFEKWLKKEIKEAENFQKEHPDNPNKLSK from the coding sequence ATGAAAAAAATACTTCTAATCATATCATTGATTCCTATACTTTCTTTTTCTCAGCAGAAAGAAGTTTTAAAGTATTTTAAATCAAAAGATTCTTTGGTTGGAGTTAAAAATCAGGACGGGAAAATCATTGTTCCTGCACAGTTCAAAGTTTTTTCATATTTGAAAGATGGAGAATTGGTAAAAGAAGAAACCATCTATTTTGATGGTGATAAGAACAATGAAAAACCTGGGAAAAATGAATGGGGATATGTCTACGACAGAAAAGGAAATTTCCTGTACAGACCTTTCTTTTATGACAACGGAGCAGATTATTTCTCTGAAGGTGTAAGAAGGTTTGTCAAAAACGGGAAAGTCGGCTTTGTAGACAGAAATGGAACAGTTATCATTCAGGCTGAACATGATTTTGTGTCACCTTTCAATTATGGATATACTGCATTTTGCGACGGTTGTGATTGGGAAAAAACGGAAGACGAACATAAAGCAATGGTAGGCGGAACGTGGGGTGTGATGAATTTCAAAGGAGAAATTATCCAGCCCGTTTCAAAATCTGAAAATACTATTGAAATTGACGGAAAATATTTCCCGAATCCATTCAGATACAATGAAAAAGAGAAGAATATTCTTCAGTTTTTCGAAAAACAAAATAAACAGCTTTCCGATATTTATTATGTTAATCATTATAATAAATTGTCTGAAAATGAAAAAAAGCTATTCTTTGAAATCGTCGAAAGACCAAAGGAAAATTTTCCATTTTATCAGATAAACAGTTATGATTACAGAAAAATGGAAGCAGGATTATCGGATTTTAAATTTTTAGTTTCAGAAGATGGTAAAAATGTGTTTGCCCTTGAATTTGAAAATGAAAAAATTCCTTTTGAAAAATGGCTGAAAAAAGAAATAAAAGAAGCCGAAAATTTTCAAAAAGAACATCCGGATAATCCGAATAAATTAAGTAAATAA
- a CDS encoding phosphoribosylformylglycinamidine synthase, producing the protein MSQNKRIFVEKRGIFDVESPKIFDEVKAVAPSIQNVKVYNVYDIFGLNDGEFEKVVNSTFVDPVTDILHTENPAKGINFGMEFLPGQYDQRADSAQQCIALLTENEKSKVRSGKLIEFEGVSESDLVKIKDLLINKVESQEKDLSILDIPAEEVPSKVIVHENFNSFNSDELEQFYNSHGFALGLDDLKFIQEYFKSEQRNPTETELKVLDTYWSDHCRHTTFETELSNIEFEGQFKHTLETIFNDYIEKRKFLGRELKPISLMDLATVCGRYFHKTGNLENLVVSDEINACTIQIEAEYDGKKEPWYLLFKNETHNHPTEIEPFGGASTCLGGAIRDPLSGRSYVFQAMRLTGAADVLEPVDKTLPGKLPQKTITKQAANGYSSYGNQIGLATTMVSEIYDEGYKAKRMEVGFVAGAVPVDWVRREKPEAGDSIIILGGATGRDGVGGASGSSKEQDETSIHTMSSEVQKGNAVEERKIQRLFRNPEVTRLIKKSNDFGAGGVSVAIGEIADSLEVNLDVLPLKYEGLNGTELAISESQERMAVVVEPKDKEQFIKFCEAENIVAVEVAKVTDSGRMQMFWKGDKIVDLSRAFLDTNGCSKSQEVKITHLNEVKEETPSFNEENFLKILSDKNVASQKGLLEMFDSSIGATTVAMPLGGKYQQTLMEGSVQTLPIIGAKNIETVSLASWGFDAEISKQNSLLGSSYAVVESVAKIVAMGGDYKNIRFSFQEYFEKLGQNPEKWGKPLASLLGAYDAQINFGLAAIGGKDSMSGTYQDLNVPPTLISFACANGEKKNIISPEFKNEGNKVYFFNHVAQENGLPNYDALKNIYELIFENIKAGKIVSVKTVKEGGVAVALAKMSFGNRLGAEITVDENVLLTKNIGSLIIESKEELSYVNLQLIGKVVADEVLTINQQPTTINKLLAANTDTFENLFPTVEKEKLTVEIDEKLNSINPRNIIIKKHGIAQPKVFAPVFPGTNCEYETLNAFAKEGAVISSLPLKNINHQLLDESIDAWVEEIKTSQILAFSGGFSAGDEPDGSAKFIVNVLKNEKMRNAVHELLDRDGMIIGICNGFQALVKSGLLPYGRIKDLDENSPTLAHNAIRRHISQMVNVRVVNDESPWLKGMKDQVFTIPVSHGEGRFMASETEIQKLYENGQIATQYLDLEGNIAHGMPFNPNNSLFGIEGITSPDGKIFGRMGHPERFAEGLMKNIPTANYHNVFKNGVEYFK; encoded by the coding sequence ATGTCTCAAAACAAAAGAATTTTCGTAGAAAAAAGAGGAATTTTCGATGTTGAAAGTCCAAAAATTTTTGATGAAGTAAAAGCGGTTGCTCCGTCTATCCAAAATGTAAAGGTGTACAACGTTTACGATATTTTTGGATTAAATGACGGTGAATTCGAAAAGGTGGTCAACAGCACTTTCGTAGATCCGGTTACTGATATTTTGCACACAGAAAATCCGGCGAAAGGAATTAATTTCGGAATGGAATTTTTACCGGGACAATACGATCAGCGTGCAGATTCTGCGCAACAATGTATCGCTTTACTGACTGAAAATGAGAAGTCTAAAGTAAGAAGCGGAAAGTTGATCGAATTTGAAGGCGTTTCAGAATCTGATTTGGTTAAGATTAAAGATCTTTTAATCAATAAAGTAGAATCTCAGGAAAAAGATTTGTCAATTTTAGATATTCCTGCGGAAGAAGTTCCGTCAAAAGTGATAGTTCATGAAAATTTTAATTCGTTTAATTCGGATGAATTAGAGCAATTTTATAATTCTCACGGTTTTGCATTAGGTTTGGATGACTTGAAATTCATTCAGGAATATTTTAAATCTGAACAAAGAAATCCTACAGAAACTGAACTTAAAGTTTTAGACACCTATTGGAGCGACCACTGCCGTCACACAACATTTGAAACAGAATTGTCAAATATTGAATTTGAAGGACAATTTAAACATACATTGGAAACGATTTTCAATGATTATATCGAAAAAAGAAAATTCTTAGGACGTGAATTAAAACCGATTTCTTTGATGGATTTGGCGACAGTTTGCGGAAGATATTTCCATAAAACAGGCAATTTGGAAAACTTGGTGGTTTCTGATGAAATCAACGCTTGTACCATCCAAATCGAAGCCGAATACGATGGCAAAAAAGAACCTTGGTATTTATTATTCAAAAATGAAACCCACAATCATCCAACGGAAATTGAACCTTTTGGTGGGGCTTCAACGTGTTTAGGAGGCGCAATCAGAGATCCTTTGTCCGGACGTTCTTATGTTTTCCAGGCGATGAGATTAACGGGTGCTGCTGATGTGTTGGAGCCTGTTGATAAAACATTACCAGGAAAATTACCACAAAAAACCATCACAAAACAGGCGGCGAACGGATATTCTTCTTATGGTAACCAAATCGGTTTGGCAACTACAATGGTTTCTGAAATCTATGATGAAGGTTACAAAGCCAAAAGAATGGAAGTTGGTTTCGTTGCCGGAGCGGTTCCTGTGGATTGGGTAAGACGTGAAAAGCCTGAAGCTGGTGATTCTATCATCATTTTAGGAGGTGCAACGGGTCGTGACGGTGTTGGTGGAGCAAGTGGAAGTTCAAAAGAACAGGACGAAACTTCGATCCACACAATGAGTTCTGAAGTTCAGAAGGGAAATGCGGTTGAAGAACGTAAAATCCAGAGATTATTCAGAAATCCTGAAGTAACGAGATTGATTAAAAAATCAAACGACTTCGGAGCGGGAGGTGTTTCCGTAGCGATCGGTGAAATCGCTGATTCTTTGGAAGTTAATCTTGATGTTTTACCTTTAAAATATGAAGGTTTGAACGGAACTGAGCTTGCAATTTCTGAATCTCAGGAAAGAATGGCAGTTGTGGTTGAACCAAAAGATAAAGAACAGTTCATCAAGTTCTGTGAGGCTGAAAATATTGTAGCTGTTGAAGTTGCAAAAGTGACAGATTCAGGAAGAATGCAGATGTTCTGGAAAGGCGATAAAATTGTTGATCTTTCAAGAGCTTTTTTAGATACGAACGGGTGTTCAAAAAGCCAGGAGGTGAAAATTACTCACCTTAATGAAGTAAAAGAAGAAACTCCATCATTCAATGAAGAGAATTTCTTAAAAATATTAAGCGATAAAAATGTTGCTTCTCAAAAAGGTTTGTTAGAAATGTTTGATTCATCGATTGGTGCGACTACGGTTGCGATGCCTTTAGGTGGAAAATATCAGCAGACTTTAATGGAAGGAAGCGTTCAGACATTACCAATCATCGGAGCAAAAAATATTGAAACAGTTTCTTTGGCGAGTTGGGGATTCGATGCGGAGATTTCTAAGCAGAATTCTTTGTTGGGATCTTCTTACGCGGTGGTTGAAAGTGTTGCAAAAATCGTTGCAATGGGTGGCGATTATAAAAATATCAGATTCAGTTTCCAGGAATATTTTGAGAAATTGGGTCAAAATCCTGAAAAATGGGGTAAACCTTTGGCTTCTCTACTTGGAGCTTATGATGCTCAGATTAATTTCGGATTGGCTGCCATCGGAGGTAAAGATTCTATGAGTGGAACATATCAGGATTTGAATGTTCCGCCAACGTTGATTTCTTTCGCTTGTGCAAACGGAGAAAAGAAAAATATTATCTCTCCTGAATTTAAAAACGAAGGAAATAAAGTATACTTCTTCAATCATGTTGCTCAGGAAAACGGGCTTCCAAATTATGATGCTTTAAAAAATATTTATGAATTAATTTTCGAAAATATCAAAGCCGGAAAAATAGTTTCAGTGAAGACGGTGAAAGAAGGCGGTGTTGCAGTTGCTTTAGCGAAAATGAGCTTCGGAAACAGATTAGGAGCTGAAATTACTGTTGATGAAAACGTTTTATTAACGAAAAATATCGGAAGCTTAATCATCGAATCAAAAGAAGAATTAAGCTATGTAAATCTTCAATTGATCGGAAAAGTTGTAGCTGACGAAGTTTTAACAATCAACCAGCAACCAACAACTATCAACAAGCTTCTAGCTGCAAACACAGACACCTTCGAAAATCTTTTCCCGACGGTTGAAAAAGAAAAATTGACGGTTGAAATTGATGAGAAATTAAACTCCATCAACCCTAGAAACATCATCATTAAAAAACACGGAATAGCTCAGCCAAAAGTATTTGCACCGGTTTTCCCCGGAACAAACTGCGAATATGAAACGTTGAACGCTTTCGCAAAAGAAGGTGCCGTTATCAGCAGTTTACCTTTGAAAAATATCAATCATCAATTGTTGGATGAAAGCATTGATGCATGGGTAGAAGAAATCAAAACTTCTCAGATTTTGGCTTTCTCAGGAGGTTTCTCAGCAGGTGACGAGCCGGATGGTTCTGCAAAATTCATCGTCAACGTGTTGAAAAATGAAAAGATGAGAAATGCAGTTCATGAATTACTGGACAGAGACGGGATGATTATCGGTATCTGTAACGGTTTCCAGGCGTTGGTAAAATCCGGATTACTGCCTTACGGAAGAATCAAGGATCTGGATGAAAATTCACCAACATTGGCTCACAACGCAATCAGAAGACATATTTCCCAGATGGTGAATGTAAGAGTGGTGAATGATGAATCGCCTTGGTTAAAAGGAATGAAAGATCAGGTTTTCACCATTCCGGTTTCTCACGGTGAAGGTCGTTTTATGGCTTCAGAAACGGAAATCCAGAAGTTGTATGAAAACGGGCAAATCGCGACGCAGTACCTTGATTTAGAAGGGAATATCGCTCACGGAATGCCGTTTAACCCAAATAATTCATTGTTCGGAATTGAAGGAATCACGAGTCCGGACGGAAAAATATTCGGTAGAATGGGGCACCCGGAACGTTTTGCGGAAGGGCTGATGAAAAATATTCCAACTGCAAATTACCATAATGTATTCAAAAATGGAGTGGAATACTTCAAATAA
- a CDS encoding ribonuclease inhibitor produces the protein MKKIIANKKMTVINGSHFSNLEGFYEEVSTVFMKDADWKVGTLDGFNDVLYGIETDITWKNSQKSKEDLGFNVTKEFYENKIRQGKPFNVQLIQQKLDKMIDGNGQTLFEILIEIIESHKNITLILD, from the coding sequence ATGAAAAAAATAATTGCAAATAAAAAAATGACTGTCATCAATGGCAGTCATTTTTCGAATCTGGAGGGTTTTTACGAAGAAGTTTCTACTGTTTTCATGAAAGATGCCGATTGGAAAGTAGGAACTCTGGATGGTTTTAACGATGTTTTGTATGGAATTGAAACAGACATCACCTGGAAAAATTCCCAAAAGTCAAAGGAAGATTTAGGTTTTAATGTAACTAAAGAATTTTACGAAAATAAAATCAGACAGGGAAAACCTTTTAATGTTCAATTAATTCAACAAAAGCTTGATAAAATGATTGATGGAAACGGACAAACCTTATTTGAAATTTTAATCGAAATTATAGAATCGCATAAAAATATTACATTAATTTTGGATTGA
- a CDS encoding gamma-glutamylcyclotransferase family protein gives MPKLFSYGTLQKEQVQIETFGRFLQGEKDILTGYKLEMLEITDPEVLRKSNQKYHPILAFSGNAEDEVEGVLFEVTDEEILQADEYEVDDYKRIETVFKSGKTGFIYVGK, from the coding sequence ATGCCCAAGCTATTTTCCTACGGAACCCTACAAAAAGAACAAGTACAAATCGAAACCTTCGGAAGATTTTTACAAGGTGAAAAAGATATTCTAACAGGCTACAAACTTGAAATGTTGGAAATCACAGACCCCGAAGTTTTACGCAAAAGCAATCAAAAATACCATCCGATTTTAGCATTTTCCGGAAACGCTGAGGATGAAGTGGAAGGCGTTTTATTTGAAGTAACGGACGAAGAAATTCTTCAGGCCGATGAATATGAAGTGGATGATTATAAAAGAATTGAAACGGTTTTTAAATCTGGAAAGACTGGATTTATTTATGTTGGGAAATGA
- a CDS encoding diacylglycerol kinase family protein, whose protein sequence is MRKPPIHKSFFNAFRGVFLMIKHERNFQIELLAFFVNLFLIFYLKLSAIDTILILIASFGVLSAEIFNTAIEKICDIIQPEFDKRIGFIKDISAGAVLLMTAASVVVGVLVYWKYVFN, encoded by the coding sequence ATGCGAAAACCTCCCATCCATAAAAGTTTTTTTAATGCTTTTCGAGGTGTTTTCCTGATGATTAAACATGAAAGAAATTTCCAGATTGAGCTTCTGGCCTTTTTTGTTAATCTTTTTTTGATTTTTTATTTAAAACTTTCAGCAATTGATACTATTTTAATTTTAATTGCTTCTTTTGGCGTTTTATCTGCGGAAATTTTCAATACGGCGATCGAAAAAATATGCGACATCATTCAACCGGAATTTGACAAAAGGATTGGTTTTATCAAGGATATTTCAGCGGGTGCTGTTCTTTTGATGACGGCAGCTTCTGTGGTTGTCGGAGTTTTGGTGTATTGGAAATATGTTTTTAATTGA
- the dnaN gene encoding DNA polymerase III subunit beta: MKFIISSGELQKALQTVSGVISSSQSRPILENYLFELDGNNVTITASDGETTLVTSLEVKSDDAGKFAVPAKIFQDFIKTYGEQPLTLAVKDNAEGTGSQLEILDEKDNFAVALDNADDYPELPEFDASQSVTMSAGVLSEALTNTLFATSNDSLRPVMTGVLFQFGENETNFVSTDSHRLVVYKRTDLMNAEPMEFIMPKKPLNIFKNILASSNDDVTIDFNENMAKFTFGKHIWICRLIDGKYPNYTAVIPKENPNVLTINRNLLLGAIKRASIMSNKSTNQVRFKLSANILHLHAEDTEYANKADMQIPCDYNGEDINIGFSSKFLTEMLTILSSDDITMKMSQPNRPGIIEPLDGLEENENILMLSMPVIGL; this comes from the coding sequence ATGAAATTTATTATTTCAAGTGGTGAACTGCAGAAGGCTTTGCAAACTGTAAGTGGCGTAATATCAAGCTCTCAATCGAGACCTATTTTAGAAAACTATCTTTTTGAATTAGACGGAAATAATGTTACCATTACAGCATCTGATGGCGAGACAACTCTTGTAACTTCTCTTGAGGTGAAGTCTGATGACGCAGGTAAATTTGCCGTTCCTGCTAAGATTTTTCAGGATTTTATAAAGACTTATGGGGAACAACCTCTCACATTAGCTGTAAAGGATAATGCGGAAGGAACCGGAAGTCAGCTTGAGATTTTAGATGAAAAAGATAATTTCGCGGTAGCATTAGACAACGCAGACGATTATCCGGAATTGCCGGAATTTGACGCTTCCCAAAGTGTTACTATGTCTGCCGGAGTATTGTCTGAAGCACTTACCAACACTCTTTTTGCAACGAGTAATGACTCTCTTCGTCCTGTAATGACGGGAGTTCTATTCCAGTTTGGAGAAAATGAAACGAATTTCGTTTCTACAGATTCTCACAGATTGGTAGTATATAAAAGAACGGATCTGATGAATGCCGAGCCAATGGAATTCATCATGCCTAAAAAACCGTTGAATATTTTCAAAAATATTTTAGCAAGTTCCAATGATGACGTTACCATCGACTTCAACGAGAACATGGCTAAATTTACTTTTGGAAAACACATCTGGATCTGTAGACTGATCGATGGAAAATATCCGAACTATACGGCGGTAATCCCGAAAGAGAATCCGAATGTGCTGACAATCAACAGAAATCTTTTGTTGGGAGCCATCAAAAGAGCTTCTATCATGTCTAATAAATCTACCAACCAGGTACGATTTAAGCTGTCGGCAAACATTCTTCACCTTCACGCAGAAGATACGGAATACGCAAACAAAGCGGATATGCAGATTCCTTGTGACTACAACGGAGAAGATATCAACATCGGGTTCAGCTCTAAGTTTCTGACGGAAATGTTGACGATTCTTAGTTCAGATGATATCACCATGAAAATGTCTCAACCCAACAGACCGGGAATCATCGAACCTCTTGATGGTCTTGAAGAGAACGAAAATATCTTAATGTTATCAATGCCGGTAATCGGGTTGTAA